The Corynebacterium glaucum genome includes a region encoding these proteins:
- a CDS encoding carbohydrate ABC transporter permease has protein sequence MKKLGHYLGVIFIMIWGLAPFYWMLVTALRDKRHTFDTTPWPTHVTLDNFRDALATDKGNDFLGAIGNSLIISLTTTAIAVLVGVFTAYALARLDFPGKGFITGIILAASMFPGIALVTPLFQLFGDLGWIGTYRAMIIPNISFALPLTVYTLISFFQQLPWELEEAARVDGATRSQAFRLVLLPLAAPAIFTTAIIAFITTWNEFMLARQLSTTETEPVTVAIARFSGPSAFEYPYAAIMAAGSLVTIPLIIMVLVFQRRIVSGLTAGGVKG, from the coding sequence ATGAAAAAGCTTGGTCACTACCTCGGCGTCATCTTCATCATGATCTGGGGCCTTGCCCCGTTCTACTGGATGCTGGTGACCGCGTTGCGCGACAAACGGCACACGTTCGACACCACTCCATGGCCGACGCACGTCACGCTCGACAACTTCCGTGACGCGCTGGCGACGGACAAGGGCAATGACTTCCTCGGGGCGATCGGCAACTCGCTGATCATTTCGCTGACAACAACTGCGATCGCGGTGCTCGTCGGCGTATTCACCGCATACGCACTCGCGCGGCTCGATTTCCCCGGCAAGGGCTTCATCACCGGCATCATCCTGGCTGCCTCGATGTTCCCGGGCATCGCGCTGGTGACCCCCCTGTTCCAGCTATTCGGGGACCTAGGGTGGATTGGCACCTACCGCGCGATGATCATCCCGAACATCTCCTTTGCGCTTCCGTTGACGGTATACACGCTCATCTCGTTCTTTCAGCAGCTGCCGTGGGAGCTCGAGGAGGCAGCGCGCGTCGACGGGGCAACCCGCAGCCAGGCATTCCGCCTCGTGCTACTGCCACTAGCCGCACCGGCGATCTTCACCACCGCAATCATCGCGTTCATCACGACGTGGAACGAGTTCATGCTCGCGCGCCAGCTTTCGACCACCGAGACGGAGCCAGTGACCGTGGCCATCGCGCGCTTCAGTGGCCCGAGTGCGTTTGAGTACCCCTACGCCGCGATCATGGCGGCTGGGTCCCTGGTGACCATCCCGCTAATCATCATGGTGTTGGTGTTCCAGCGCCGCATCGTCTCTGGCCTGACCGCCGGCGGTGTGAAGGGCTAA
- a CDS encoding HNH endonuclease signature motif containing protein gives MNNFHDFLHAISAAALDTLVGFDRQAALDAGVDPSRAKAWAELHDVYFGTTNSPQKQRLAGEKARRHGFSLDQLALLERRLRPIKHARTRMKLRLALLDAKCTYKKLSELANKLIPKTPPEPPRKQVSFTRSRQGYRTMRVTADERDLADLEHALRADLDSTKPIAQQMLERFLELMRGDGTGVPKAVPRPLLLIPLPEWIKVLRDEGDDTVLGLSDGTTITGAEYLNRHHATVENGLEAALFHPEEGPVNLYRDQRFANQKQRDLARATLTMCPVPDCRQSADSCEINHIRAWKHGGETNLNNLAPLCRYHNRVNDDDPERARRGRIEYVSGTPVWHSPRGYRATNTHHPYGAMQTLFG, from the coding sequence ATGAACAACTTCCACGATTTCCTCCACGCGATATCAGCAGCAGCGCTGGACACTCTGGTGGGCTTCGACCGGCAGGCTGCACTCGACGCCGGCGTTGACCCGTCCAGGGCGAAAGCCTGGGCTGAACTCCACGACGTTTACTTCGGAACCACCAACTCACCCCAAAAGCAGCGGCTCGCTGGTGAAAAGGCCAGGCGACACGGCTTCTCCCTCGACCAGCTGGCGCTGCTGGAGCGGCGCCTCAGACCCATCAAACACGCCCGCACTCGGATGAAGCTGCGTCTCGCCCTGCTCGACGCAAAATGCACGTACAAAAAGCTCAGCGAACTGGCAAACAAGCTAATCCCGAAGACACCGCCGGAACCGCCGCGGAAACAGGTGAGCTTCACGCGCTCTCGTCAAGGGTACCGAACCATGCGGGTCACAGCGGACGAGCGTGACCTGGCCGACCTTGAGCATGCTCTGCGCGCTGATCTCGACTCGACAAAACCCATTGCACAACAGATGTTGGAGCGTTTCCTCGAACTCATGCGTGGCGACGGAACGGGCGTACCCAAGGCGGTGCCCCGCCCGTTACTACTCATCCCGTTACCGGAGTGGATCAAGGTGCTGCGCGACGAGGGCGACGACACGGTGCTCGGGCTTAGCGACGGCACGACGATCACTGGTGCCGAATACCTGAACCGGCACCACGCAACCGTCGAAAATGGCCTTGAGGCTGCTCTCTTTCACCCGGAGGAAGGGCCGGTGAACCTCTACCGCGATCAGCGTTTTGCGAACCAAAAGCAACGCGATCTCGCGCGGGCGACGCTCACGATGTGCCCGGTGCCGGATTGTCGCCAGTCAGCCGACTCCTGCGAGATCAACCACATCAGGGCGTGGAAGCATGGCGGCGAAACGAATCTGAACAACCTCGCCCCGCTATGCCGGTACCACAACAGGGTCAATGATGATGACCCTGAGCGCGCCCGGCGCGGCCGCATTGAGTACGTCAGCGGCACGCCGGTATGGCACTCGCCGCGTGGCTACCGCGCCACCAACACGCACCATCCGTACGGAGCGATGCAGACCTTGTTCGGTTAG
- a CDS encoding YdcF family protein, whose translation MSKRPIVVLGARVIDGRPSRMLQARLSTAMGVYRSAPRPIVVSGCGEAEPMAAWLVEHGVPAADVVLEPLARSTNENLERAWAMYPDAERLTVVTSAFHVARTRVWAWHLQIPVEVVSAPMPPGRPLKNLKQYARELIAVPHSLARVLWRRVMRRVRAGR comes from the coding sequence GTGAGTAAGCGCCCAATCGTGGTGCTCGGCGCCCGAGTGATCGACGGGCGCCCGTCACGCATGCTTCAAGCTCGCTTATCGACGGCCATGGGTGTCTACCGGTCTGCCCCGCGACCGATCGTCGTCAGTGGGTGCGGTGAAGCTGAACCGATGGCTGCTTGGCTGGTGGAGCACGGGGTGCCTGCGGCTGATGTGGTGTTAGAGCCGCTGGCGCGCTCGACGAATGAGAACCTCGAGCGCGCGTGGGCGATGTACCCGGATGCGGAGCGCCTAACGGTGGTCACCAGCGCGTTTCATGTCGCTCGCACGCGAGTGTGGGCGTGGCACCTGCAGATCCCGGTCGAGGTCGTGTCTGCGCCGATGCCGCCGGGGCGGCCGCTGAAGAATCTCAAGCAGTACGCCCGGGAGCTGATTGCGGTGCCGCATTCCTTGGCTCGGGTGTTGTGGCGGCGTGTGATGCGTCGGGTGCGGGCGGGGCGGTAA
- a CDS encoding carbohydrate ABC transporter permease, whose protein sequence is MSTITEPGTTRRTKAPNSRRNQKQGDKGKAYALIAPALIVLAIVIGYPIVRAIWLSFQGNRRLDPSTGVFVDGGFAGLENYLYWITNRCMSPSGVVGACPPGVLATDFWPAVRITLFFTVVTVALETILGMVMALIMNHPSKARALIRAAVLIPWAIPTAVTAKLWQFMFAPSGIVNSVMGQNIAWTTDPWAARFAVIIADVWKTTPFMALLILAGLQMIPKDVYEAARVDGASTWQQFTRITLPLVRPALMVAVLFRTLDALRMYDLPVIMISGSSNSPTATISQLVVEDMRQNNFNSASALSTLIFLLIFAVAFIMIRFLGADVGGAVREPKRTPKRTPKRTQKKEEKHGAKDRRQATAQDAEALNARLEEASR, encoded by the coding sequence ATGAGTACCATCACTGAGCCTGGCACCACTCGGCGCACGAAGGCGCCAAATTCACGTCGAAACCAGAAGCAGGGTGACAAAGGAAAGGCCTACGCCCTCATCGCACCCGCCCTCATCGTGCTTGCCATTGTTATTGGCTACCCGATCGTGCGCGCGATTTGGCTGTCCTTCCAAGGAAACCGGCGCCTTGACCCATCCACCGGCGTATTTGTGGACGGGGGGTTCGCGGGCCTCGAAAACTACCTCTATTGGATCACCAATCGGTGCATGAGCCCATCCGGCGTGGTGGGCGCCTGCCCTCCCGGCGTTCTTGCCACCGACTTCTGGCCAGCAGTACGAATCACCCTGTTCTTCACCGTGGTCACTGTCGCGTTGGAGACGATCCTCGGCATGGTAATGGCACTCATCATGAACCACCCGTCAAAGGCCCGCGCGCTCATCCGCGCGGCGGTGCTCATCCCCTGGGCCATCCCGACGGCAGTGACCGCGAAGCTTTGGCAATTCATGTTCGCACCCAGCGGCATCGTCAACTCTGTGATGGGTCAAAACATTGCCTGGACGACTGACCCGTGGGCTGCGCGTTTTGCCGTCATCATCGCCGACGTATGGAAGACCACGCCGTTCATGGCACTGCTGATCCTCGCCGGACTACAGATGATTCCGAAAGACGTATACGAAGCCGCGCGTGTCGACGGAGCGTCGACGTGGCAGCAATTCACCCGCATCACCCTGCCACTCGTACGCCCGGCGCTGATGGTGGCCGTACTCTTCCGCACTCTCGACGCACTGCGCATGTACGACCTCCCAGTAATCATGATCTCCGGCTCCTCGAACTCTCCCACTGCAACGATCTCGCAGCTGGTGGTCGAAGACATGCGGCAAAACAACTTCAACTCCGCTTCTGCCCTGTCCACGCTGATCTTCTTGCTCATTTTTGCGGTCGCGTTCATCATGATCCGGTTCCTCGGTGCCGATGTGGGTGGCGCCGTCAGGGAACCCAAGAGGACACCCAAGAGGACACCCAAGAGGACGCAGAAGAAGGAAGAAAAGCACGGAGCAAAGGACCGTCGACAAGCAACTGCTCAAGATGCAGAAGCATTGAATGCCCGACTTGAGGAGGCTTCGCGATGA
- a CDS encoding DUF418 domain-containing protein, whose product MRTSNTSISNRMLSLDVVRGIALCGIAFVNVQQQWILYPNPDAETPAYMWLDLLARQRFFPVFTFLFGIGFCMIMQSARRRGVSEPRVMARRLAPLLLLGIAHQFLHPGEALMFYAEFGFVVLFPLTFVRDTQRRRTIATWLGVILTLAGAPLGGILVIPGLLLLGFAFAEWSLPMRLDQDPTPAAYALIGLLPLTAAMEYLQYSSYGTQQYPFVASVAGLVYAATWAALAVVLVRTPLRPFLGAVFAPLGRMALTNYIVATFVIIGARIALGIPRLPDVVTNDMFLTGFAVMAAMLVVQSLLSTLWLKYFGQGPLEKAWRWLTWNAGGGPKPVGPEPATPEPVTAPPAPDASHAATTPEPRNAAPQSAPGRTA is encoded by the coding sequence ATGCGTACATCGAATACCTCCATCTCTAACCGCATGCTGTCCCTCGACGTTGTGCGCGGGATCGCCTTGTGCGGCATTGCATTTGTGAACGTGCAGCAGCAGTGGATCCTCTACCCCAATCCGGATGCGGAGACGCCAGCGTACATGTGGCTCGATCTGCTGGCCCGCCAGCGCTTCTTCCCTGTGTTCACCTTCCTCTTCGGTATCGGGTTCTGCATGATCATGCAAAGTGCTCGACGGCGTGGTGTGAGCGAGCCGCGGGTAATGGCCCGCCGTCTTGCCCCGCTCCTGCTGCTCGGTATCGCCCACCAATTCCTGCACCCAGGAGAGGCGCTGATGTTCTATGCGGAATTCGGATTCGTTGTGCTCTTTCCCCTCACCTTCGTGCGAGACACCCAACGGCGACGCACCATCGCGACGTGGCTCGGCGTGATTCTCACGCTGGCGGGAGCGCCGCTGGGAGGCATCCTGGTGATTCCGGGTCTGTTACTGCTCGGGTTCGCGTTCGCCGAATGGTCGCTGCCGATGCGGCTTGATCAAGACCCGACACCCGCCGCCTACGCCCTGATCGGCCTTTTGCCTCTCACCGCAGCCATGGAGTACTTGCAGTACTCCAGCTACGGCACGCAGCAGTATCCCTTCGTCGCGTCAGTGGCAGGTTTGGTGTACGCCGCGACGTGGGCGGCCCTCGCCGTGGTGCTTGTCCGCACTCCCCTGCGTCCATTCCTTGGTGCCGTGTTCGCGCCGCTTGGCCGCATGGCGCTGACGAACTACATCGTGGCTACGTTCGTGATCATCGGCGCACGCATCGCCCTGGGCATCCCGCGGCTCCCGGATGTGGTCACCAACGACATGTTCCTCACCGGATTCGCGGTGATGGCCGCGATGCTGGTCGTCCAGTCGCTGCTTTCAACGCTGTGGCTCAAATACTTTGGCCAAGGCCCTTTGGAGAAGGCATGGCGTTGGCTCACCTGGAATGCTGGCGGCGGTCCGAAACCGGTTGGCCCAGAGCCGGCTACCCCGGAACCCGTTACCGCCCCGCCCGCACCCGACGCATCACACGCCGCCACAACACCCGAGCCAAGGAATGCGGCACCGCAATCAGCTCCCGGGCGTACTGCTTGA
- the purE gene encoding 5-(carboxyamino)imidazole ribonucleotide mutase produces MQPQVGLIMGSDSDWDTIAPAAEVLSEFEVPFEVGVISAHRTPVKMLAYAKHAHVRGVKVIIACAGGAAHLPGMVAAATPLPVIGIPRALADLDGLDSLLSIVQMPGGVPVATVSIGGAKNAGLLAVRILGAGDPALVEKMARYQSDLSSEVERKDEALRKRLMGE; encoded by the coding sequence ATGCAGCCGCAGGTTGGTTTGATCATGGGGTCGGATTCCGACTGGGACACCATCGCACCCGCCGCCGAGGTGCTCAGCGAGTTCGAAGTGCCGTTCGAGGTTGGCGTGATTTCTGCGCACCGCACGCCGGTGAAGATGCTGGCGTACGCCAAGCACGCGCACGTGCGCGGGGTGAAGGTGATTATCGCGTGTGCCGGCGGCGCGGCGCACCTGCCGGGCATGGTGGCGGCCGCGACACCGCTGCCGGTAATCGGTATTCCCCGGGCGTTGGCTGACCTGGACGGGTTGGACTCGCTGCTGTCGATCGTGCAGATGCCGGGTGGGGTGCCGGTAGCTACCGTGTCCATTGGCGGCGCGAAGAATGCGGGCCTGCTTGCCGTGCGCATCCTCGGCGCCGGTGATCCTGCACTGGTTGAAAAGATGGCGCGCTACCAGTCGGATCTCTCCTCCGAGGTGGAACGCAAGGACGAGGCGCTGCGAAAGCGTTTGATGGGTGAGTAA
- a CDS encoding biotin--[acetyl-CoA-carboxylase] ligase, whose product MTVRDIQRIQDAVAEYWPNVTWVESTGSTNADLLREGAPGTVLIADEQTDAKGRLGRQWVSPKGAQLAMSMVLEVPDPPQPFGLLSVAPGVAVTDVVPEAQLKWPNDVQIGGKKIAGILSALEMPRVIVGIGINVAMRADDLPTDTSTALNLEGIEVDFDDFTIDILTAMGRRFAQWQQGDPQLLADYRAVCSTIGQQVRIELHDGSVTGAVDTINDEGEVVIDGTAYAVGDVHHLRPQ is encoded by the coding sequence ATGACTGTGCGAGACATCCAACGCATCCAAGACGCCGTCGCCGAGTACTGGCCCAATGTCACTTGGGTGGAGTCCACCGGCTCCACCAACGCGGACCTGCTGCGCGAGGGCGCGCCCGGCACCGTCCTCATTGCCGACGAGCAGACGGACGCGAAGGGCCGCCTTGGGCGTCAGTGGGTCTCGCCCAAGGGTGCGCAGCTGGCGATGAGCATGGTGCTCGAAGTCCCGGACCCGCCCCAGCCGTTCGGCTTGCTTTCAGTCGCGCCGGGAGTCGCGGTCACCGATGTCGTGCCTGAAGCGCAGTTGAAGTGGCCCAACGATGTGCAAATCGGCGGCAAGAAAATCGCGGGCATACTCTCGGCGCTCGAGATGCCCCGCGTCATTGTCGGCATCGGCATCAACGTCGCCATGCGGGCCGATGACCTGCCCACCGACACCTCCACCGCGCTCAACCTTGAGGGTATCGAGGTCGATTTTGACGACTTCACCATCGACATCCTCACGGCAATGGGGCGGCGTTTCGCTCAGTGGCAACAGGGCGACCCGCAACTGCTCGCCGACTACCGAGCGGTCTGCTCCACCATCGGCCAGCAAGTTCGCATTGAGCTTCACGACGGCTCCGTGACCGGCGCCGTAGACACCATCAACGACGAAGGAGAAGTGGTCATCGACGGCACTGCCTACGCCGTCGGCGACGTCCACCACCTCCGCCCGCAATAA
- a CDS encoding acyl-CoA carboxylase subunit beta: protein MTVSSDTQGLGGIKGPQTTAEKIADLQRRRQEAQAPMGERAYDKVHDAGRLTARERLDYILDEGSFVETDMLARHRTHDFGMYQKRPVTDGIVTGWGTIDGREVCIFSQDGTVFGGALGEVYGEKMVKIQELAVTTGRPLIGLYEGAGARIQDGAVSLDWIAQTFYQNVRASGVVPQISVILGACAGGNAYSPALTDFVVMVDKTSKMFVTGPDVIKTVTGEEITQEELGGAWTHMATAGNCHYVAETDEEALDWVVDLVSYLPSNSKLQAPSEPHDFEPTVTETDLELDTLMPDSPNQPYDVREVISRLADDGEYMEIMQQRAENAVVAFARIEGQVVGFVANQPSVYAGCLDIDSSEKAARFVRTCDAFNIPIVMLVDVPGFLPGAGQEYGGILRRGAKLLYAYGEATIPKITVTMRKAYGGAYCVMGSKGLGADVNLAWPTAQIAVMGAAGAVGFINRKEIKAARESGMDEAALAELITSFEREYEDTILNPYNAAERGLIDAVILPSETRTAIAANLRLYRDKSVARPARKHGNIPL from the coding sequence ATGACTGTTTCCTCCGATACACAGGGCTTAGGCGGGATTAAAGGTCCACAAACCACTGCAGAGAAAATTGCCGACTTGCAGCGCCGCAGGCAAGAAGCCCAGGCGCCGATGGGCGAACGAGCCTACGACAAGGTACACGATGCAGGCCGTCTCACCGCTCGCGAACGCCTCGACTACATCTTGGACGAAGGCTCCTTCGTCGAGACGGACATGCTGGCACGCCACCGCACGCACGACTTCGGCATGTATCAAAAACGCCCGGTTACCGACGGCATCGTCACCGGCTGGGGCACCATCGACGGTCGCGAGGTGTGCATCTTCTCCCAGGACGGCACCGTCTTCGGCGGCGCGCTCGGCGAAGTCTACGGCGAGAAGATGGTGAAGATTCAGGAGCTCGCCGTCACCACCGGCCGGCCGCTTATCGGCCTCTATGAAGGCGCAGGCGCGCGCATCCAAGACGGCGCGGTGTCGCTCGATTGGATCGCGCAGACCTTTTACCAAAACGTGCGCGCCTCGGGCGTCGTGCCGCAGATTTCGGTGATCCTCGGCGCGTGCGCCGGCGGCAACGCCTACTCCCCCGCGCTCACCGACTTCGTGGTCATGGTGGACAAGACGTCCAAGATGTTCGTCACCGGGCCGGACGTGATCAAGACGGTCACCGGCGAGGAGATCACGCAAGAAGAACTCGGCGGGGCGTGGACCCACATGGCCACTGCCGGCAACTGCCACTACGTGGCGGAGACGGATGAAGAGGCACTCGATTGGGTGGTGGACCTCGTCTCGTACTTGCCGTCGAATAGCAAACTGCAAGCTCCGAGCGAACCGCACGATTTCGAGCCGACCGTGACCGAGACCGACCTTGAGCTGGACACCCTCATGCCGGACAGCCCGAATCAGCCCTACGACGTGCGCGAAGTGATCAGCAGGCTTGCCGACGACGGCGAGTACATGGAGATCATGCAGCAGCGCGCCGAAAACGCCGTCGTCGCGTTCGCGCGCATCGAAGGCCAGGTCGTCGGCTTCGTGGCGAACCAGCCCAGCGTGTACGCGGGGTGCCTGGACATCGATTCTTCGGAGAAGGCCGCGCGTTTTGTGCGCACCTGCGACGCGTTCAACATCCCGATCGTGATGCTGGTCGACGTTCCCGGGTTCCTACCGGGTGCCGGCCAAGAGTACGGCGGCATCCTGCGCCGCGGCGCGAAACTGCTCTACGCCTACGGCGAGGCAACGATCCCGAAGATCACCGTGACCATGCGCAAGGCCTACGGCGGCGCGTATTGCGTGATGGGTTCGAAAGGCCTTGGCGCCGACGTGAACCTCGCGTGGCCTACCGCGCAGATCGCCGTCATGGGCGCGGCAGGCGCCGTCGGTTTCATCAACCGTAAGGAGATCAAGGCGGCGCGCGAATCCGGCATGGACGAGGCTGCGCTCGCCGAACTGATCACCAGCTTCGAGCGCGAATACGAAGACACCATCTTGAACCCGTACAACGCCGCCGAACGTGGGCTGATCGACGCCGTGATCCTGCCAAGCGAGACCCGCACCGCAATCGCCGCCAACCTGCGCCTCTACCGCGACAAGTCCGTCGCCCGCCCGGCGCGCAAGCACGGCAACATCCCGCTTTAA
- a CDS encoding 5-(carboxyamino)imidazole ribonucleotide synthase — protein MSNAYGMPIVAILGDGQLARMMQTEAIELGIETRLLAREPDASAAQVIADVRIGDYTNLGDVESIAKGADAVTFDHEHVPNEHAQLLIDEGVVVEPRPNALLYAQDKLEQRRRLKALGAPVPEFAPINTEADAEAFWNVVNGEVCVKATRGGYDGHGVWFPASISEMLDLVRTVDVPLMAERKIGFDRELSAMVARNRSGEVRAWPVVESRQEGGVCRVAIAPAPGLDPELARECEQLACRIAEELDVTGVLAVELFETDGRVQVNELAMRPHNTGHWTQDGCVTSQFEQHLRAVLDWPLGATTPTAPVTVMVNTLGGEARPEMPVAQRVAEVMRRHPQAKVHLYGKDFRAGRKLGHINVAAESLDEALTVAEDAAHFIVHGTWRDAAHTANNAKGE, from the coding sequence GTGAGTAACGCGTATGGAATGCCCATTGTCGCCATTCTCGGCGACGGTCAGTTGGCACGCATGATGCAAACCGAGGCCATCGAGCTCGGCATTGAAACCCGTCTGCTGGCCCGAGAGCCCGACGCATCCGCGGCACAGGTAATTGCGGATGTGCGCATCGGCGATTACACCAACCTCGGCGACGTCGAGTCGATTGCGAAGGGTGCAGATGCGGTCACCTTCGACCACGAGCATGTGCCGAATGAGCATGCACAATTGCTTATCGACGAAGGCGTTGTCGTCGAGCCACGCCCAAACGCTCTTCTTTACGCCCAGGACAAGCTGGAGCAGCGTCGCCGCCTGAAGGCACTTGGCGCCCCGGTTCCCGAGTTCGCTCCCATTAATACTGAGGCGGATGCGGAGGCCTTCTGGAACGTCGTCAACGGGGAGGTCTGCGTCAAGGCCACCCGCGGGGGGTATGACGGGCATGGCGTTTGGTTCCCGGCGTCGATAAGCGAAATGCTCGACTTGGTGCGAACCGTTGATGTCCCACTGATGGCCGAGCGAAAAATCGGCTTCGACCGCGAGCTTTCCGCGATGGTGGCGCGCAACCGCTCGGGTGAGGTGAGGGCGTGGCCGGTTGTGGAATCGCGGCAGGAAGGCGGCGTGTGCCGCGTGGCCATCGCGCCGGCGCCAGGCTTGGATCCGGAGTTGGCACGCGAATGTGAGCAGTTGGCGTGCCGGATTGCCGAGGAGCTCGACGTGACCGGTGTGCTGGCAGTCGAACTGTTTGAGACGGACGGGCGTGTGCAAGTCAATGAGTTGGCGATGCGCCCGCACAACACCGGCCACTGGACCCAAGACGGCTGTGTCACCAGCCAGTTCGAGCAGCACCTGCGTGCGGTACTCGACTGGCCGCTCGGCGCGACGACGCCTACCGCCCCGGTGACCGTCATGGTGAACACGCTCGGCGGCGAAGCACGCCCCGAGATGCCGGTGGCGCAGCGGGTAGCCGAAGTGATGCGCCGTCACCCGCAGGCGAAGGTGCACCTGTACGGCAAGGATTTTCGTGCCGGGCGAAAACTGGGCCATATTAACGTGGCCGCCGAATCGCTGGACGAGGCGCTGACGGTTGCTGAAGACGCAGCGCATTTCATTGTCCACGGCACGTGGCGCGACGCTGCGCACACCGCGAACAACGCAAAAGGAGAGTAA
- the acpS gene encoding holo-ACP synthase AcpS, with the protein MYVGTDLVHVPSFAAQLSQPGTRFATVFTDRELRNCADKVDRDASLAARWAAKEAYIKAWSNSHYGTPPVLEADTVNFAEIEVVPDVFGRVAIVLRGHLARVAPPAASLSICHDGDYAQAVCVVL; encoded by the coding sequence ATGTACGTCGGAACCGATCTTGTCCACGTCCCGTCTTTCGCGGCGCAATTGTCGCAACCCGGGACCCGCTTTGCGACGGTCTTCACCGACCGCGAATTGCGTAACTGCGCCGACAAAGTTGATCGAGACGCCTCCCTCGCGGCGCGGTGGGCGGCGAAGGAGGCGTACATCAAGGCATGGTCGAACTCGCACTACGGCACCCCGCCGGTGCTCGAGGCCGACACGGTGAACTTCGCCGAAATCGAGGTCGTACCCGACGTGTTCGGCCGCGTCGCAATCGTGCTGCGGGGACATCTCGCTCGCGTCGCCCCGCCTGCGGCATCACTGTCGATCTGTCACGACGGTGACTACGCGCAGGCGGTGTGCGTGGTGCTGTAA
- the budA gene encoding acetolactate decarboxylase, with product MADQADSVQRHTIFQNSLMTALLDGIYDGELTIGDILSHGNFGLGTFDALDGEMLILDGVCHQLTSDGKARVADLDQRTPFTVVTNFVPRIRVDAPHGMVRAELSSFIDQLEPSANYFYAVKITGRFSEVVVRTVSKQSKPYPPMSEAIGDDAEHRFTDVNGVIGGFRTPAYAKGIGVPGCHVHFINDAHTSGGHVLDYTVDEAVIELCPGTDMALHLPVTTAFQEGELAPEDLDKQLHTTEVKD from the coding sequence ATGGCTGACCAGGCTGATTCTGTGCAACGGCACACCATCTTCCAAAACTCGCTAATGACCGCGCTCCTCGACGGAATCTACGACGGCGAACTGACCATCGGCGACATTCTGAGCCACGGGAACTTCGGCCTGGGCACCTTCGATGCGCTAGATGGCGAGATGCTGATTCTCGACGGTGTATGCCACCAACTCACCTCCGACGGCAAAGCTCGCGTGGCGGACTTGGACCAACGCACCCCGTTTACTGTGGTGACGAACTTCGTGCCGCGGATCAGGGTCGACGCGCCGCACGGCATGGTGCGGGCGGAGCTGTCTTCATTCATCGACCAGCTGGAACCCAGCGCGAACTACTTCTACGCGGTGAAAATCACCGGGCGGTTCTCCGAGGTGGTGGTGCGCACGGTGAGTAAGCAGTCCAAGCCGTACCCGCCAATGTCGGAGGCTATTGGCGACGATGCGGAACACCGCTTCACTGACGTGAACGGGGTAATCGGCGGGTTCCGCACCCCGGCGTACGCGAAGGGCATTGGCGTGCCGGGCTGCCACGTGCACTTCATCAACGACGCTCACACTAGCGGCGGGCATGTGCTCGACTACACCGTCGATGAAGCGGTGATCGAGCTGTGCCCCGGCACTGACATGGCGCTACACCTGCCGGTGACCACGGCGTTCCAGGAGGGTGAATTGGCGCCGGAGGATCTGGACAAGCAGCTGCACACCACAGAGGTGAAGGACTAG
- a CDS encoding acetoin reductase, whose translation MPTQGIDGKVALVTGAARGIGQGLALRLAQDGADIAVLDLEENACAETVDQIAQLGRKAIAIGADVSKRDEIYAAIARTEEELGGFDIMVNNAGIAQVQPIAEIEDGEVDALFDINVKGVLWGIQAAAAKFKERGHGGKIINASSIAGHDGFPILGAYSASKFAVRGLTQVAAQEYAKDGITVNAYCPGIVGTSMWEDIDRRFHELTGAELGATYKENVEGIALGRAQTPEDVANLVSFLASPDSDYITGQAILTDGGLVYR comes from the coding sequence ATGCCTACTCAGGGAATTGACGGCAAGGTCGCCCTCGTTACTGGTGCCGCCCGCGGCATCGGCCAAGGCTTAGCGTTGCGTCTAGCTCAGGACGGCGCGGACATAGCGGTTCTCGATCTCGAGGAAAACGCTTGCGCGGAAACCGTCGATCAGATTGCGCAGCTCGGCCGGAAAGCTATCGCAATTGGTGCAGACGTGTCGAAGCGTGACGAAATCTACGCCGCCATCGCACGCACCGAAGAGGAGCTCGGTGGTTTTGACATCATGGTCAATAACGCCGGTATCGCCCAGGTCCAGCCGATTGCGGAGATCGAGGACGGGGAAGTTGACGCGCTCTTTGACATCAACGTCAAGGGTGTCCTCTGGGGCATTCAGGCCGCAGCCGCGAAATTCAAGGAGCGCGGCCACGGGGGCAAGATCATCAACGCATCCTCGATCGCTGGACACGATGGATTCCCGATCCTCGGTGCATACTCGGCCTCCAAGTTTGCAGTCCGCGGCCTAACCCAGGTCGCCGCCCAGGAGTACGCCAAGGACGGAATCACTGTGAACGCGTACTGCCCTGGCATCGTGGGCACCAGCATGTGGGAAGACATTGACCGCCGGTTCCATGAGCTAACCGGTGCAGAGCTGGGTGCGACGTACAAGGAGAACGTCGAGGGCATTGCGCTTGGGCGCGCTCAAACCCCGGAGGACGTGGCCAACCTGGTTTCGTTCTTGGCTTCGCCGGACTCGGACTACATCACCGGTCAGGCGATCCTCACCGACGGTGGCTTGGTCTACCGCTAA